From a region of the Odoribacter splanchnicus DSM 20712 genome:
- the kce gene encoding 3-keto-5-aminohexanoate cleavage enzyme gives MEKLIITAAICGAEVTKEQNPAVPYTVEEIVREAKSAVDAGAAIVHLHVREDDGTPTQSKARFKTCIDAIYEVCPDVILIPSTGGAVGMTAEERLQPTELFPEMATLDCGTCNFGDEVFENTMPMMRDFGKRMLENRIKPEYECFEMGHLETVLNMAKKGQVPGAPMQFNFVLGVPGCTPATVPNLCWLVNAIPAGSTWTATGIGRHAFTLAAPAIAMGGNVRVGFEDNLYLEKGVLAKSNGELVAKVVRIAKELGREIATSAEARKILNLKAKG, from the coding sequence ATGGAAAAATTGATTATAACAGCTGCGATCTGCGGGGCAGAGGTAACGAAAGAACAAAATCCCGCCGTTCCTTATACTGTAGAAGAAATCGTCAGAGAAGCAAAATCTGCTGTAGATGCAGGTGCTGCTATCGTTCATCTTCACGTACGTGAAGACGACGGTACGCCGACTCAGAGCAAAGCACGTTTCAAAACGTGTATAGACGCTATATATGAAGTATGCCCGGATGTGATTCTGATTCCTTCGACCGGAGGGGCTGTAGGAATGACAGCGGAAGAACGTCTGCAGCCGACCGAACTTTTCCCGGAAATGGCTACTCTGGATTGTGGCACCTGTAATTTCGGAGATGAGGTATTTGAAAATACCATGCCTATGATGAGGGATTTCGGTAAAAGAATGCTGGAAAACCGGATCAAACCGGAATACGAATGTTTCGAGATGGGACATCTCGAAACCGTATTGAATATGGCAAAGAAAGGTCAGGTACCGGGAGCTCCCATGCAGTTTAATTTTGTACTCGGTGTCCCCGGGTGTACGCCTGCAACAGTTCCTAATCTTTGCTGGCTTGTAAATGCTATTCCGGCAGGTTCTACCTGGACTGCAACCGGTATCGGACGCCATGCCTTTACTTTGGCTGCTCCTGCTATCGCTATGGGAGGAAATGTCAGAGTGGGGTTCGAAGATAATCTGTATCTCGAAAAAGGGGTATTGGCTAAATCCAATGGCGAGTTGGTAGCTAAGGTCGTTCGTATCGCTAAGGAATTGGGACGCGAAATCGCTACCTCGGCCGAAGCACGGAAGATATTGAATTTGAAAGCTAAAGGCTGA